Sequence from the Uloborus diversus isolate 005 chromosome 8, Udiv.v.3.1, whole genome shotgun sequence genome:
GATTCTATTTCGGAGCTTAACTTTGAAAGACATTTTAAGCTAACAGCAGAATATCTTCGCAAGAATCTTTCCACCTTTGAATTCCATGGGTACATGAAAAGTGGCGGACAATACATTTCCGAATTTGACGCCGATGTTGACGGGACATTTTATAGAGCACTATTATACGTCTTCCAACAAGGATAGATACTTCGATGATTTAGACTTTATATGGAAGAATTTTTCATCTCTTGGATACAGGACACTCTTTGCTGAAGATGCACCAGTTATGGCAACATATAACTACATAAAACAGGGATTCCAGTTTCCTCCAGCTGATTATTTCTTCAGGCCATTTACCCTGGCTGTAGAAGATGGTCCGTGGTGGAAAAATAGCAAAACGGATTGTTTTCAGGCAAAACCTGAAATTCGTGCGCTCTTTGATTATTGAGAAGTTTCTTATCTACGATGAAAGAAAGACCATTCTTTGCTTTTACTTGGGCAGCTAGATTAACCCATGGCTATTTGAACAAAGCTGGATTAGCTGATAAACCATCATTCGAACTACTACGGGATATCAATGAAATGGGGCTTCTAAATACAAGTATGCTCATTTTCATGAGCGACCATGGAATTAGGTTTGGTGGTATACGAAAAACATATATTGGTAAGATTGAAGAAAGAATGCCGTTCCTGTTCCTTTCGTTTCCGCTTGGTTTCTAAAAACTTACCCAGAAAATTGCCAAGTATTTGACAATTAACCAAAATCGTTTGACGACACCTTTCGATGTGCACGAAACTTTAGTGGATGTATatcaaattatttctaaaaacttaGATTACAGTTCTACTCCATATGGAAAAAGCCTCTTCGGTGAAATTCCTGCGGAGAGGAACTGCAAAAGTGCCTACATATTACCACACTGGTGTGTTTGCCATGATTATCGCAAGATGTCTACTGATGACCGTTGTCAATCAGGCTGCCAACTCACTTTTAGAAAAGTTAACAATTTGACTCATTCATATCGAAACGTGTGCGCCTTTTTAAGTATGACAAAGTTTTAGATGTAAGAGCAAGTCAACCTACCACCGCTATGCTTAAGTTTGACGAACTCAAATACTCTGCTGATGAGAATCCATAGTTTATGGAGAGAAAGCCGAACCATATGTCGAGTTGCTACTAACGTTGAAAGCAAATCCGGGTGGTGCTGAGTTTGAAAGCACAATTCGCTCTTTCAGAGACCGTTTCGAAGTGCTGGATGTGAGTCG
This genomic interval carries:
- the LOC129228521 gene encoding LOW QUALITY PROTEIN: uncharacterized protein LOC129228521 (The sequence of the model RefSeq protein was modified relative to this genomic sequence to represent the inferred CDS: inserted 1 base in 1 codon; deleted 1 base in 1 codon) is translated as MWKKDVKKNGLKQNISNKLNIIVIGIDSISELNFERHFKLTAEYLRKNLSTFEFHGYMKVADNTFPNLTPMLTGHFIEHYYTSSNKDRYFDDLDFIWKNFSSLGYRTLFAEDAPVMATYNYIKQGFQFPPADYFFRPFTLAVEDARLTHGYLNKAGLADKPSFELLRDINEMGLLNTSMLIFMSDHGIRFGGIRKTYIGKIEERMPFLFLSDRFEVLDVSRINMYGKQGDCVNXFRMHKYCYCS